The genome window TCGCCTCGCCGTGAGCAGCGGCCCCTCCCTCGAGGGCGGTGCCGGCCGAAGGTTGCCCTCTGCTATCATCCCGGCGTGTCTGTGCTCTGGATTGCCATCGCGCTCAGCGCGATTGGCAGCCTGCTCGGCGCCCTCGTTGCGTCGAGCGTCCTCATCGTCAGCGACGCGGTGCGGGCGAAGGTCGTCAAGTGGCTCGTCAGCTTCGCGGTGGGCACGCTGCTCGGCGCGGCGCTCCTCAAACTGGTCCCCGAGGCGCTCGAAACGTTGTCGCCGACGGCGACGCTCGGCACGCTGCTCGCCGGGATCTTCACGTTCTTCATTCTCGAGAAGCTCGTCATCTGGCGGCACTGTCACGAAGCCGAGTCGTGCGAGGTGCACGGCACGAGCGCGCCGCTCGTGCTCGTCGGCGACGCCGTGCACACCTTCGTCGATGGCGCCATCATCGCGGCGGCGACGATCACGTCGATTCCCCTCGGAGTGAGCGCGGCCGTGGCGGCGATCGCTCACGAGATCCCGCAGGAAGCGGGCGACGTCGCGATCCTCCTGCACGCGGGGTACTCGCGGCGGCGAGCGCTCGTGCTCAATCTGCTGTCGGGCACGAGCGGCATCGTCGGCGCCGTCGCGGTGTACTTCTTCGCGGCGCGGCTGCCGGGCGCGCTCCCCTTCGTGCTGGCCTTCGCGGCCGGAAGCTTCCTCTACGTGGCCATGGCCGACCTGATTCCCGACCTGCACCGCGGCCAGGTCGATCGG of Acidobacteriota bacterium contains these proteins:
- a CDS encoding ZIP family metal transporter produces the protein MSVLWIAIALSAIGSLLGALVASSVLIVSDAVRAKVVKWLVSFAVGTLLGAALLKLVPEALETLSPTATLGTLLAGIFTFFILEKLVIWRHCHEAESCEVHGTSAPLVLVGDAVHTFVDGAIIAAATITSIPLGVSAAVAAIAHEIPQEAGDVAILLHAGYSRRRALVLNLLSGTSGIVGAVAVYFFAARLPGALPFVLAFAAGSFLYVAMADLIPDLHRGQVDRNPVRQVVLIAAGVATLALL